In the Flavobacteriales bacterium genome, GTGAAACATCTTTTTGCATTTCTCATAGCGATGATAATATCGCTAAGTAGTTCCGCCCAAAACAATTACACTATTAGCGGTCATATTTCAGATAATTCTTCCGGAGAAAAACTGCTGGGTTCTACAGTTTATATTGATGAATTAAGTCAGGGCACCATGGCAAATCTTTATGGGTTTTATTCTTTAACTGTTCCAGAAGGAACTTATAAAGTGAGATTCTCCTTTGTTGGGTTCCAAACAGTTATTAAAGAAATTGAACTCAACAAGAATATCCGATTAGATCTAGACTTAGATGTATCCAGCGCAGCTCTTCAAGAGGTTAAAATTAGCGCTAAAGCAAATGACGCGAATGTGAAGAGTGCTGAAATGAGCAAGATAGACCTAAACATAGAAACGATCAAAAGTCTTCCTGCACTTTTTGGGGAAGTGGATGTGATTAAATCAATACAGCTTTTACCCGGTGTGCAAACAGTAGGTGAAGGAACTTCTGGTTTCTATGTAAGAGGTGGTGGTGTTGATCAAAATCTAATTTTACTCGATGAAGCACCTGTATATAATGCATCCCATTTATTTGGATTCTTCTCAGTGTTTAATCCAGATGCAATTAAAGATGTTCAATTATACAAAGGAGGAATACCAGCACAATATGGAGGCAAACTTTCTTCTGTACTAGACATTCGAATGAAAGATGGAAACAATCGAAAATTCGGTGCATCTGGAGGTATTGGTACTATATCAAGTCGTTTAACTGTAGAAGGTCCTATTGTGAAAAACAAAGGTTCTTTCATCGTATCGGGAAGAAGAAGTTACGCGGATGTATTTCTTCCTTTAGCACCTGACACAAGTTTAAGAAAGAGCATTCTTTATTTTGGCGACCTCAATGTTAAAGCAAATTATAGCTTAGACAGTAATAATAGAATTTTCATGTCGGGTTATTTTGGCAAAGATGTATTTGGCTTTGGAGGAGTTTTTGGTTTAGAGTGGGGTAATACAACAGGGACGCTGAGGTGGAACCACGTATATGGAAGCAAATTATTTTCGAACGTATCCTTAATTTATAGCAAATTTAATTATCACTTAGGTGTATCTGAAGGCGTAGTAGATTTCAATTGGGATTCTAATATTCAAGACTACGGAATAAAAATCGATTATAATTATTACCTAGATTCTAAGAATACGATCAAGTTTGGTCTGCAAGTCACGGATCATTATTTCAATTTAGGCAAGATATATTCTACAACAACAGACACTTCATCGCAAGAAATACAGTTTGATTTTGACCCAGGAAATGTGAGGGCAATTGAACCTGCAGCGTATATAAGTAATGAACAACGATTTGGTACACGCATTACAGCCCTGTACGGGTTACGATATTCTTTATTTAGCAATATAGGGGTTAAGAATGTTGAAATGTATCGGTACGATTCTCAATACAATGTGAGTGACACATCGCTGTACAAAAAGGGGAAAATATACAATACTTACGGAGGATTTCTTGGCCTAGAGCCCCGTTTAGGAATCAAGTTCGGCTTAACAGATGAAAGCTCTATAAAAACAAGTTATAATAGGACAAGACAGTATGTTCACCTAGCATCAAACTCAACAG is a window encoding:
- a CDS encoding TonB-dependent receptor, encoding MKHLFAFLIAMIISLSSSAQNNYTISGHISDNSSGEKLLGSTVYIDELSQGTMANLYGFYSLTVPEGTYKVRFSFVGFQTVIKEIELNKNIRLDLDLDVSSAALQEVKISAKANDANVKSAEMSKIDLNIETIKSLPALFGEVDVIKSIQLLPGVQTVGEGTSGFYVRGGGVDQNLILLDEAPVYNASHLFGFFSVFNPDAIKDVQLYKGGIPAQYGGKLSSVLDIRMKDGNNRKFGASGGIGTISSRLTVEGPIVKNKGSFIVSGRRSYADVFLPLAPDTSLRKSILYFGDLNVKANYSLDSNNRIFMSGYFGKDVFGFGGVFGLEWGNTTGTLRWNHVYGSKLFSNVSLIYSKFNYHLGVSEGVVDFNWDSNIQDYGIKIDYNYYLDSKNTIKFGLQVTDHYFNLGKIYSTTTDTSSQEIQFDFDPGNVRAIEPAAYISNEQRFGTRITALYGLRYSLFSNIGVKNVEMYRYDSQYNVSDTSLYKKGKIYNTYGGFLGLEPRLGIKFGLTDESSIKTSYNRTRQYVHLASNSTASSPLDIWFPSSKNVKPQIADQIALGYFRNFRNNMFETSAEVYFKEMQNSIDFKDHAYIFLNKFLEGEMRFGKSHSYGFELLLRKQKGKFNGWISYTLAKTEKQIKGINDGNPYPTKYDKRHDIAIVLSYDTENRWKFATNWVFGTGSAVTMPTGRFVYNNTIVPIYSKRNAQRLPAYHRLDLSATLTGKSTRMKKLKKEDRIEGESSLIEVKKKNKGEWVFS